CGATGCAGATATTTTTGATGAGGCATTCCACTCTGCTAAGAAGGAGTTCCGCCAATTTTGGAGAATGTCGTAAAACTCCTCGGCCTCAAGCCACACATCACTGAGAGTGGCTGGATCGTGGTGGTAACCTTCTCCAGAGCTGTTGAAACCGATAAGGCGTATGCGATCCTCGATATCGAAGTGGAATATGACGCTGCCATCGTCAAAGGTCTCGTCCCCCCCGTGCCAACGCAGATTTTGGTTACGAAAATCGAAAAAATCAGAGAACCCCGGGTGGGGTATGCCAAAAAATAGTTCATTCTCCTGGTCGGGGGCATAAGTAGCGTCTCCGTACGCGTCAGCGATCTTGCCGGCATCTAGCTCGGTTGAGAAGGGTGCGGTATGGCCACCACGCTGGGCAATGCGATGCTCAACTTCATCAAGAGAGCAGGCGAGCATTGAGGCATCGGGTTTGTAAACTCCGTAACGGCGGCCTCCGATATGAATCACGAAGCAGCCAAGTGCACGGAAACTCAGTCGCTCATAGGCTTGCGTGATGACGGACTCAATGGCGAAGGTGGATTTATCACCAATTAGCATAGCAGGCTCGTTTTTCCTATGGCTCAGAATTTCTTCGGCTGAATTTCGTTGGGGGTGATTGTCCGGCAATTTTCAGCGGGTGAAAAGTTAGCCGAAAAAGGGCGGAAGGAACAGGAAAATGGGAGGAGGGTTGCAAAATCGAAGACGGACGAAAAGGGTGCCATTTGAGGAGATTTGTAAATGCGACCAATCACCACTAAGGATGTAATGCATTCTTCCTTTTTCTCACTTTTTATTTGACAATCAACCTGATATTCGCTAATTATCCCTTAACAAATAAATATTTGTATGACTCGCCGCAAAAACCTCCAAAAAAGTGAGACAGGTATTGAGATGGACTGCGACAATCTGGAAGTCAATCGTCCCGATGGACTCGGAAGTTTATTAGGAATTGGTCCCGGCACTCAAGTGCCGGGCTATTGTCATGACCTCCCAATGGGATGTCCTGCCGGAAGTGGAAGAATCCGAACGTGAGTTAACGCGAGTTACCGTGAACTAACAGGAGTTAACGGGACATAATTTTTTATTTTTGGGTTGTGATCCTGGATATTTGAATGACAAAACGAATTACAGTTGCAGGTTGGCGGGATGGGATTTGGACCGGGGCTGGTGGTCAGCGAGATGGTGTAGGTCGCTTTGAAAATTTAATACGTGTATGGGGGTTCGGAAGGTATCGGAAGGCAACGGTAGGTATCGGAAGGTTTAAAAATTTCGAAAGGCGGAATTCGGGTGTCGAGTGGAAACAATGGCTCTAAAGAGGAATGTTAATCAGAGGTGCGAATTGCGAATATGGTTGCTGGATGGCGGGTGCGTGGCAGCATTAAGTGAGAAATGAGCAAGATTGTTGGCATTGATTTGGGAACGACGAATTCACTGGTGGCCACGGTGGATACGGGGATTCCTTTGGTGATTGCGGATGCGGAGGGGCAACGGTTGACGCCATCGGTGGTGCATTTTCCGGGAGCGGATACAGAACCAATCGTGGGGCATAAGGCAAATCGGGTGCGAGTGTTGAAGCCGACGGAGACGGTGTATTCGGTGAAGCGGTTTATGGGGCGTCGCGGCAGTGACATTGCGCGCGAGGAGATGCTGGTGACGTATCCGGTGCGGGGGGAAGGCGCGGGTCCGGTGACGATTGATATTCATGGGCGGGCGTTCACGCCGGAGGAGATTTCGGCGGAGGTGTTGAAGAAGTTGAAGCGGGACGCGGAGGCGTCGTTTGGTGAACCGGTGACGCGCGCGGTGATCACGGTGCCGGCGTATTTCAACGATGCGCAGCGCAATGCGACGAAGAAAGCGGGCGAGCTGGCGGGGTTCACGGTGGAGCGGATCATCAATGAACCGACGGCGGCGGCGCTGGCGTATGGGTTGGACAAGCTGAAGGAGCGCGCGAAGGTGGCGGTGTATGACCTGGGTGGCGGGACGTTTGATCTTTCGATTTTGGAATTGAACAACGGAGTGTTCCAAGTGTTGGCGACGAATGGGAATACCCGTTTGGGCGGGGATGATCTGGACAAGCGGCTGATTGATTTTCTCGTCGAGAAAATCAAGGCGGCGGGTGGTCCCGATGCGAGCAACGACTTGCCGATGCTGTCGCGGATTCGCGAGGTGGCGGAGCAGACGAAGATTAAGTTGTCGACGGAGACTAAGGTGGAGATCGCCCTGCCCTTTTTGACGCCGGGATTTAGCTTTAGTTATTGGCTGACGCGGAGCGAGTTGGAACATTTGACGAAGGATATTATTTTAAAGACGCGGATGCATTGTTTGCGGGCGGTGGCGGATGCGAAAGTTGAAGCGAAGGATTTGGACCAGGTGATTTTGGTGGGCGGCCAGACGCGGATGCCGTTGGTGCGGCAGATGGTGACGGAGATTTTTGAATGCGCGGAATTTGAGGAAACGCGCGGGAGTGTTCGCTTGGGCACGGAGTATCATCGTGCGGCGGGGCCGATGTTGAATACGTCACAGAATCCAGATGAAGCGGTGGCGTTGGGCGCGGCGATTCAGGCGGAGATTTTGTCGGGCGGATTCAGGAACGTGTTGTTGCTGGATGTGACGCCGTTGTCGTTGGGGATCGAGACGTTTGGCGGGTTGATGAATGTGATCATTCATCGGAATTCGACAATTCCGGTTAAGGCTGGAGAGATGTTCACGACGGCGGTGGATAATCAGAAGAACATGTTAATCCACGTGCTGCAGGGTGAGCGCGAGCGGGCGAAGGATAATTGGAGTTTGGGGAAGTTTACTATCGATTTTGAATCGGCGCCGAAGGGTGTGCCGCGGATCGGGGTGCAGTTTGAGATTGATGCGGATGGGATTTTGCATGTGCTCGCGCGCGATACCAAGACCGGCAAACAAACGGTGGTGGAGATCAAGTCGGCGGTGGATGTGGAGGATACTGAAGTACAACGGATGGTGGAAGAGTCGGTGGACCACGCGTTTGAGGACCTGGCTGCACGGCGATGGATTGAGGCATCGTTGAAGGCAAGGCAGACGATCGAAGCCACTCGCAAGGGATTAAATGAATGCGCGACTGAGTTGGATGCGGAGTATAAGGCGCAGTTGGAGGAGGCTTTGAAGAAAGTTGAGACAGCATTGGAAAGTGAGAATGCCACAACAGGCAGTGGTGACACGAAGGCCTTACAACAAGCCAATGCGGAGTTGGATGAAGTGACAAAGCCGCTGGCGGAATTGATGATGGATAAGGCAGTCGAGGCATTGCTGGTGAAACGCGGTTTAATTCAGTAGGCATACGTATCTTTACAATTCGTTTACAATTCAATTGAGCAATTTGTCGTAAAAAAATTGCCAAGGTGACTTTGGTTCCTAATAATTACAGGTGAATTGAGAAGCACATCGACAGAATTACACGAAGCCGTGGTAAAGCGGAATGCAGCGACGGTGCTGGCATTGCTCCAGGCCGATCGCGAACTAATCAACTCGCGTGACGAGAAGCATCGCACGGCGCTGCAACTTGCCGCGCGGGGCGGGACTCTCGATATTGTGGAGTTGCTTCTGCAATATGGCGCAGATGTTAATACGAAAGATGAGAAGGATCACACGCCATTACAGATGGCATCGTATTATGGATTTACCGACGTGGTAAGGCTGCTCCTGAGCAAAGGGGCAAATGTCAACGCGGTGAACCGTTGGCAAATCAGTCCGTTGCATCTCGCGGCAAACTTTGGGCATTGTGAGGTTGTCAACCTTCTGCTGAAGAGTGGAGCGAACGTCCACGCGCAGGAGAGCAAAGGTCAAACGCCGATTTATCAGGCGGCAAACTATGGTCATAAAACCGTAGTGAAGCTGCTGCTGGCGAGTGGAGCAGATGTCAACGCCCGGGATAAGATTGGCGCCACCCCGCTTTTTGCCGCTGCAGCTTATGGCCAGAAAATAGTTGCGGAAATTCTGGTCGCGAATCGCGCCGACGTCAGCGCCTCGGATAAGGGAGGCTGGACGGCGTTACATCACGCAGCGATTTCCGGCCACCGACCCATCGCGGAATTGCTGTTGGCAAACAAGGCAAAAGTGGATTCTTTCGATAAGCACGGAGTAACGCCGCTGCACATCGCCGCCCGGGTGGGTCACCTTCACATTGTCGATCTTTTATTGCAAAATCGCGCGGATATTAATCGAAAGAATTATCCAGGTCGCACGCCCCTGCATATGGCTTCCATCTGCGGGCAATCAGCAATCGTGGAATTGCTTCTGACTCGCGGAGCAGATCCAAATCTTAAGGATTATAGTGGCAAAAGCCCGCTGGACTATGCGCAAATTAATGAGCAGAACGAGATTGTCAATCTGCTAATCCGGCACGGGGCAAAACTGTAGGAGCATTCCCTGGGGTATTTGATTCCCCAAAAGGATGAGTCATTTCAACAGGTGAAATGGGCCAGAGGCTGTTTTGCCCCACTCCGGGCAATCCTCAGCTTGCTGTACTATTTGTTAGGTTAAGCGTGTTACAAAACCGATAAGGAGAGATCACCTTTCAAAAGGCAGAAAACACAGTTTAACAAAAACAAAATGAAACTTTTATTAACAGAGGGTGTTTCAAAAGAAGCAATGATCGAAAATACTTTTTGATCGAACGAGCATAGTATTAACGCATTCCAAGACATCAGAACTTACAACCGCGAACGAGTAAAGCTGAAAGAAAAAAATATGAAAATAAAAGAAAACCGCGCCTCCGGTTTTACGCTGGTGGAGATCATGATTGTGGTGGCCATTATCGGGCTGCTGGCCACCATTGCCATTCCCAACTTTGTGCGCGCCCGCCTGAAGGCGCAACAAACCAGCTGCATCAGCAATCTCAAGCAGATTGATGGCGCCAAGCAACAGTGGGCCTTGGAGAACAAGGCGGCCGGCAACGCCGTTCCGGTCCTGGCCAATGTGCAGGCCTACCTGGGGCGCGGCACCGCCAGCACGGCCCCGGTTTGCCCTTCGGACTCGGGCAACAGCTTTGCCACCAGCTACGAGCTCAACGACCTGCAGACCCCGCCGGCCTGCAAGATCCTGCCCGGCAGCCCGGGCGACGGCACCGGTCACAATATCCAATAGGCTTTCCTTTCTGCGGTTTGGGTTCAAAGGCTTGGGAGTAAATTCCCAAGCCTTTGTTTTTAAGCGTGAGATAAGAGATACGAGGGCGCTAAGTTGCTTTGTTAGAATTGAAAATATGTCCATGTTTTAGACATTTGACCATGTTTAGAAGACATCATTTTAGCACCTTTAGTATATCGCATAAGATATTTACACAAAATACTGTG
This genomic window from Pedosphaera parvula Ellin514 contains:
- a CDS encoding immunity 42 family protein, translating into MLIGDKSTFAIESVITQAYERLSFRALGCFVIHIGGRRYGVYKPDASMLACSLDEVEHRIAQRGGHTAPFSTELDAGKIADAYGDATYAPDQENELFFGIPHPGFSDFFDFRNQNLRWHGGDETFDDGSVIFHFDIEDRIRLIGFNSSGEGYHHDPATLSDVWLEAEEFYDILQNWRNSFLAEWNASSKISASEDGAVSPMT
- the dnaK gene encoding molecular chaperone DnaK, which encodes MSKIVGIDLGTTNSLVATVDTGIPLVIADAEGQRLTPSVVHFPGADTEPIVGHKANRVRVLKPTETVYSVKRFMGRRGSDIAREEMLVTYPVRGEGAGPVTIDIHGRAFTPEEISAEVLKKLKRDAEASFGEPVTRAVITVPAYFNDAQRNATKKAGELAGFTVERIINEPTAAALAYGLDKLKERAKVAVYDLGGGTFDLSILELNNGVFQVLATNGNTRLGGDDLDKRLIDFLVEKIKAAGGPDASNDLPMLSRIREVAEQTKIKLSTETKVEIALPFLTPGFSFSYWLTRSELEHLTKDIILKTRMHCLRAVADAKVEAKDLDQVILVGGQTRMPLVRQMVTEIFECAEFEETRGSVRLGTEYHRAAGPMLNTSQNPDEAVALGAAIQAEILSGGFRNVLLLDVTPLSLGIETFGGLMNVIIHRNSTIPVKAGEMFTTAVDNQKNMLIHVLQGERERAKDNWSLGKFTIDFESAPKGVPRIGVQFEIDADGILHVLARDTKTGKQTVVEIKSAVDVEDTEVQRMVEESVDHAFEDLAARRWIEASLKARQTIEATRKGLNECATELDAEYKAQLEEALKKVETALESENATTGSGDTKALQQANAELDEVTKPLAELMMDKAVEALLVKRGLIQ
- a CDS encoding ankyrin repeat domain-containing protein, whose translation is MRSTSTELHEAVVKRNAATVLALLQADRELINSRDEKHRTALQLAARGGTLDIVELLLQYGADVNTKDEKDHTPLQMASYYGFTDVVRLLLSKGANVNAVNRWQISPLHLAANFGHCEVVNLLLKSGANVHAQESKGQTPIYQAANYGHKTVVKLLLASGADVNARDKIGATPLFAAAAYGQKIVAEILVANRADVSASDKGGWTALHHAAISGHRPIAELLLANKAKVDSFDKHGVTPLHIAARVGHLHIVDLLLQNRADINRKNYPGRTPLHMASICGQSAIVELLLTRGADPNLKDYSGKSPLDYAQINEQNEIVNLLIRHGAKL
- a CDS encoding type IV pilin protein — encoded protein: MKIKENRASGFTLVEIMIVVAIIGLLATIAIPNFVRARLKAQQTSCISNLKQIDGAKQQWALENKAAGNAVPVLANVQAYLGRGTASTAPVCPSDSGNSFATSYELNDLQTPPACKILPGSPGDGTGHNIQ